A window of Solanum stenotomum isolate F172 chromosome 3, ASM1918654v1, whole genome shotgun sequence contains these coding sequences:
- the LOC125860730 gene encoding uncharacterized protein LOC125860730: protein MEIDDSASTTPYISACTSPQHRYGTLFLSAPTSPARVSAALSDDFHMISGGEGLKVPGEVPFNWEERPGIPKSRNQINEEEEEDFVFDFSGQLERSSVSAADELFDGGKIRPLKPPPRLQYEADYKPFDMPRSPRSPKQRFKQTFSPRNKKEIDPFAAAIEHTARIEKIEKPKKTRSLSVPDLVFDHESNQETTKTSPYSLCSVSSSISLWYRKWKLKDLFLFRSASEGRASSKDQLNKFLKKTREQEEDAKTSSFRSTASSVASSSVSTSLMRRRREISAHEMHYTLNRAFSEEMKRKTFLPYKKLGVLGCLGFIPSMDDTSFRGVAPSMSMNRRQ, encoded by the coding sequence TAGTCCTGCTCGTGTCTCCGCTGCCCTCTCTGATGATTTCCATATGATTAGTGGTGGGGAAGGTCTAAAAGTACCTGGTGAAGTTCCGTTTAATTGGGAGGAAAGGCCTGGAATTCcgaaatcaagaaatcaaattaatgaggaagaagaggaggattttgtttttgattttAGTGGACAGTTGGAAAGAAGCTCTGTTTCAGCAGCTGATGAGCTTTTTGATGGTGGAAAGATTAGGCCATTAAAGCCACCACCTAGATTACAATATGAAGCTGATTACAAACCATTTGATATGCCTAGATCACCTAGATCACCTAAGCAGAGATTCAAGCAAACTTTCTCCCCGAGAAATAAGAAGGAAATTGATCCATTTGCTGCAGCTATAGAACACACTGCTCGAATAGAAAAAATCGAAAAGCCTAAAAAGACGAGATCTTTATCTGTTCCTGATCTGGTATTTGATCACGAAAGCAATCAGGAGACTACAAAGACTAGCCCATACTCTTTGTGTTCCGTTTCATCATCGATATCACTCTGGTACAGAAAATGGAAACTGAAAGATTTGTTTCTATTCAGAAGTGCTTCTGAGGGCAGAGCGAGCAGTAAAGATCAATTAAATAAGTTTTTGAAGAAAACTCGCGAGCAGGAGGAGGACGCCAAGACTTCAAGCTTCAGATCAACTGCTAGTAGTGTTGCATCATCATCGGTATCAACCTCCTTAATGAGGAGGAGGAGGGAGATTTCAGCTCATGAGATGCATTACACGTTGAATAGGGCATTCTCCGAAGAGATGAAGAGGAAAACATTTTTGCCATACAAGAAATTAGGGGTACTAGGTTGCTTAGGATTCATTCCGTCAATGGATGATACAAGTTTTAGAGGTGTTGCTCCTTCTATGTCCATGAATCGTCGTCAATAA
- the LOC125860729 gene encoding histone-lysine N-methyltransferase ATX4-like: protein MAVKRKTNRKEIDDEVYRENWFFTSKKQKFDEVFRAGFKDFSFQFKVEESKSPNFLPRVQDYCFSAESPRSHLHREVKVELRKINICCSACKKVCSDLNENSLCPDCGVKSNFIAVICNGMEGIYFPELHMVECRCGSCRVKKLTVGEWERHAGSRAKKWKVSIKVMMTMQPLGEWVANNNGHGITPLKIDRRQQLMSLLQEKYNPVNAKWTVERCAICRWIEDWDFNKIIICSRCQIAVHQECYGAREVQDLASWVCRACETPEVERECCLCPVKGGALKPTDVDPFWVHVTCGWFRPEIAFVDYEKMEPAIGLLAIPPKSFHQACSICQQTHGSCIQCSKCTISYHSTCASRAGYYMEMQCSEKNGTQTTKWLSYCASHKAPSEDNILVMRTSGGVYSNQNLLQRRNGGRVLKGLRHMPSDASSAETNEPDDFSAARCRVFRPSTDKKAKPEPIIHRVTRPHHHSLTAIQSLTSKQHQEEKNFPTLRERLHHLGKTINHRVCFGKSGIHGWGLFAKRKLQEGEMVAEYVGEKIRGSVADLRERKYKSQGKNCYFFRINEEVVIDATMKGSIARLINHSCMPNCFSRIMSLGKNEDRIVLFAKKDVSAGNELTFDYRFEADQNDEVKVPCHCGAPNCNKFMN from the coding sequence ATGGCTGTGAAACGGAAAACAAACAGGAAAGAGATTGACGACGAAGTTTATAGGGAAAATTGGTTTTTTACATCCAAGAAACAGAAATTTGATGAAGTTTTTAGGGCTGGATTCAAAGATTTTAGCTTTCAATTTAAAGTTGAAGAAAGTAAATCGCCAAATTTTCTGCCCCGAGTTCAAGATTACTGTTTTTCAGCAGAAAGTCCAAGATCCCATCTTCATCGTGAGGTCAAAGTTGAATTGAGGAAAATCAATATATGCTGCTCGGCATGTAAGAAAGTTTGCAGTGATCTTAACGAAAATTCGTTATGCCCCGATTGTGGAGTAAAGTCTAATTTTATAGCTGTAATTTGCAATGGGATGGAAGGGATTTATTTTCCAGAACTTCATATGGTTGAGTGTAGGTGTGGTTCTTGCAGGGTTAAGAAGCTGACAGTTGGTGAATGGGAACGGCATGCTGGTTCCAGAGCGAAAAAGTGGAAGGTCAGTATTAAGGTGATGATGACTATGCAACCACTAGGGGAATGGGTTGCGAATAACAATGGTCATGGAATTACTCCTTTGAAAATAGATAGGCGGCAGCAATTGATGTCACTCTTGCAAGAAAAGTATAATCCGGTTAATGCAAAGTGGACCGTAGAGCGTTGCGCAATTTGTAGATGGATTGAAGATTGGGACTTCAACAAGATTATTATATGCAGTAGGTGCCAGATTGCTGTTCATCAAGAATGTTATGGCGCTAGAGAGGTTCAAGATTTAGCTTCGTGGGTCTGCCGGGCTTGTGAAACTCCAGAAGTTGAAAGGGAATGTTGTCTGTGTCCTGTCAAAGGGGGTGCGTTGAAACCTACTGATGTTGATCCTTTTTGGGTTCATGTCACTTGTGGTTGGTTTAGACCTGAAATTGCTTTTGTTGATTATGAGAAGATGGAGCCTGCCATAGGACTTCTCGCGATTCCACCAAAGTCCTTTCATCAAGCGTGTAGTATATGCCAGCAGACTCATGGTTCTTGCATACAATGCAGCAAATGCACGATATCTTATCACTCCACGTGTGCTTCCCGAGCTGGATACTACATGGAAATGCAGTGCTCAGAGAAGAACGGAACACAAACAACTAAATGGTTATCGTATTGTGCTTCTCATAAAGCCCCAAGTGAGGATAACATTTTAGTCATGCGAACTTCTGGTGGAGTTTACTCGAACCAAAATTTGCTTCAGAGAAGAAATGGAGGCAGAGTGTTGAAAGGTTTGAGGCACATGCCTTCCGATGCATCATCAGCTGAAACTAACGAACCAGATGATTTCTCTGCAGCTAGATGTCGAGTTTTCAGACCATCAACGGACAAGAAAGCTAAACCAGAACCAATAATCCACAGGGTAACAAGGCCTCACCATCACTCACTAACAGCCATACAGAGTTTAACCTCAAAACAACATcaagaagaaaagaattttCCAACATTGAGAGAGAGATTGCATCATTTGGGTAAAACTATAAACCACCGGGTTTGTTTTGGAAAATCCGGTATACATGGATGGGGTCTCTTTGCAAAGAGAAAGCTTCAAGAAGGAGAAATGGTAGCCGAGTATGTGGGTGAGAAGATAAGGGGCAGCGTTGCTGACCTTAGAGAGCGTAAATACAAGTCACAAGGCAAGAACTGTTACTTCTTCAGGATAAATGAAGAAGTAGTGATTGATGCAACCATGAAAGGATCCATCGCAAGATTAATCAACCACTCATGCATGCCAAATTGCTTTTCAAGGATCATGAGTCTTGGAAAAAACGAGGATCGGATCGTTCTTTTTGCTAAAAAGGATGTTTCAGCAGGGAATGAGTTAACCTTTGATTACAGATTTGAGGCTGATCAGAATGATGAGGTTAAAGTCCCCTGTCATTGTGGAGCTCCCAACTGTAACAAATTCATGAATTAG
- the LOC125860862 gene encoding LRR receptor-like serine/threonine-protein kinase GSO1: MGSVLFSYLLFFLTAVDVVLAVSSADSSSDSYRLLRIKSELVDPYGVLENWSEGTNMCTWNGVACSDDKSHIVRLNLTSSGLEGQISQEFAHLTSLQVIDLSDNFLNGTIPPALGELHNLEELLLFSNFLTGEIPSDIGRLRKLQVLRIGANMLTGQVIPEIGKLSELRVLAVAYCQFSGKIPKEIGNLKQLINLDLQQNSLSGPIPEAIGGCKNLQNFAASNNRIDGKIPASIGQLESLKILNLANNSFSGLIPVELSHLSNLMYLNLFGNELEGEIPFELNKLVLVETLDLSNNNLSGTIRLLNTQLKNLETLSLSGNFLTGSIPSNFCLRDSSLSLLILADNKLSGNFPLELLNCTSIRQLDLSGNSFGGMLPRGLDRLESLTDLLLNNNSFTGTIPSEIGNLTNLEDLYLFHNMLSGGIPVEIGKLQRLRELYLYENQLSGSIPRELTNCSSLTSVDFFGNQLSGSIPDNIGRLKNLVILQLRQNELSGPIPSSLGYCRKLQKLALADNKLSGSLPPTFRFLSELDLITLYNNSLEGPLPESLSLLKNLSKINFSHNKFSGNISPLAGLDSLTALDLTNNSFSGPIPSELALSKNLTRLRLANNFFTGELPSEFGQLEDLRFLDLSFNNLTGNLAPSLAGLKNLGHFLLSSNQFSGEIPTWLGSIEDLGELDLSFNNFTGTVPTELGNSPKLLKLSLSYNRLSGPIPPELGNLTSLNVLNLRRNNLSGSIPSTLQKCQNLYELRLSENNLTGSIPYELGSLSELQVILDLSKNHISGEIPSSLGNLVKLERLNLSFNQLQGKVPPSLGRLSSLHRLNLSYNHLQGQIPSTFSGFPLTSFMGNNHNLCGPPLLSCSELKEHERIWELSKASVVGITVAIVLTATVICMVLLYIMLRIWCNWRKVTISCSENGGIESKSRQGENWVYGEEIKSGQYWNTTSLVSSKEKQISKGTCMFNLSVSSSDSTEKPLV, translated from the coding sequence ATGGGAAgtgttcttttttcttatctGCTGTTTTTCTTGACAGCAGTTGATGTTGTTCTTGCTGTTTCTTCAGCAGATAGTTCATCTGATTCGTATCGGCTTTTGAGAATAAAGTCAGAACTTGTTGATCCATATGGAGTTCTTGAAAACTGGTCTGAAGGGACTAACATGTGTACCTGGAATGGAGTGGCATGTTCAGATGATAAATCTCATATTGTGAGGCTCAATCTTACTAGTTCAGGACTAGAAGGTCAAATATCTCAAGAATTCGCGCATCTCACTTCTCTTCAAGTGATTGATCTTTCGGATAATTTTCTTAATGGAACAATCCCTCCTGCATTAGGAGAGCTGCATAACTTGGAGGAATTGcttcttttctctaattttctCACTGGTGAGATTCCTTCGGATATCGGTCGTTTGAGGAAGTTGCAAGTTCTTAGAATTGGAGCCAACATGCTGACAGGACAAGTGATACCAGAAATTGGTAAACTTTCTGAGTTGAGAGTGTTGGCTGTTGCTTATTGTCAATTCAGTGGAAAGATACCAAAAGAGATTGGTAATTTGAAGCAGCTGATAAATCTTGACTTGCAGCAAAACAGTCTTAGTGGCCCCATACCAGAAGCAATTGGCGGCTgcaaaaatcttcaaaattttgCAGCATCAAACAACAGGATTGATGGAAAGATTCCTGCTTCAATTGGTCAGCTCGAATCACTCAAAATCTTGAACCTGGCAAACAACAGTTTTTCTGGTTTGATTCCTGTTGAGCTGAGCCATCTTTCCAATTTGATGTACTTGAACTTGTTTGGCAATGAATTGGAAGGCGAAATTCCTTTTGAGCTTAACAAGTTGGTTCTGGTTGAAACATTGGATTTATCAAACAACAACCTTTCAGGAACCATAAGGCTTCTCAACACTCAGCTGAAGAATCTTGAGACTTTATCACTCTCTGGTAACTTCTTAACAGGAAGCATCCCGAGTAATTTCTGTCTCCGTGATTCAAGCTTAAGCCTACTCATTCTGGCTGACAATAAGCTGTCTGGGAACTTCCCCTTGGAGTTACTGAACTGCACGTCCATACGACAACTGGATCTCTCCGGTAACAGCTTTGGAGGAATGCTGCCACGAGGCCTCGACAGGCTAGAAAGTCTTACAGACCTCTTGCTCAACAATAACAGCTTTACTGGAACTATACCCTCTGAAATAGGAAACTTGACTAACTTGGAAGATTTGTACCTGTTTCATAACATGCTCTCTGGTGGAATTCCAGTTGAAATAGGAAAGCTTCAAAGGCTGCGTGAACTATACCTCTATGAAAACCAGTTGTCAGGAAGTATTCCAAGAGAGTTGACAAACTGCTCCAGCTTAACAAGCGTTGATTTCTTCGGTAACCAACTTTCAGGATCTATTCCTGATAACATTGGGAGGCTTAAGAATCTTGTTATTCTTCAGCTAAGGCAGAATGAGTTGTCCGGTCCGATTCCATCAAGCTTAGGCTACTGCAGGAAGCTTCAAAAACTGGCTTTGGCTGATAACAAACTTTCAGGATCATTGCCACCAACTTTTCGATTCCTCTCAGAGTTGGACCTGATTACTCTTTACAACAATTCCCTTGAAGGTCCACTTCCTGAATCTCTTTCCCTTCTGAAAAATCTCAGTAAAATTAACTTTTCTCACAATAAGTTCAGTGGAAACATTTCCCCCTTAGCTGGTTTAGATTCTCTGACAGCTCTTGACTTAACAAACAACAGTTTCTCTGGTCCTATTCCCTCTGAGCTAGCTTTGTCAAAAAATCTAACCCGTCTTCGCCTTGCTAATAATTTTTTCACTGGAGAACTCCCTTCTGAATTCGGACAACTTGAGGATCTCAggtttcttgatttatcattcAACAATTTGACCGGAAATCTAGCACCTTCCCTTGCTGGTCTTAAAAACCTTGGTCATTTTCTCCTTAGCTCTAACCAATTCTCGGGTGAAATTCCCACATGGTTAGGAAGCATAGAAGATCTTGGTGAACTCGATCTTTCGTTCAACAACTTCACTGGAACAGTTCCAACAGAACTTGGAAACTCTCCAAAATTGCTCAAACTTTCTCTCAGTTACAACAGATTATCAGGCCCCATACCACCAGAACTAGGCAATCTCACCAGTCTAAATGTCTTGAATCTTCGAAGAAACAATCTTTCTGGTTCCATCCcttcaactcttcaaaaatgccaaAACCTCTATGAGCTAAGGCTCTCTGAAAACAACTTAACAGGCTCAATCCCTTACGAACTTGGTTCTTTATCCGAATTACAAGTAATACTAGACCTCAGCAAGAATCACATTTCAGGTGAAATCCCTTCATCACTTGGAAACCTTGTAAAGTTAGAAAGATTGAATCTTTCATTCAATCAACTTCAAGGAAAAGTCCCACCATCACTTGGAAGGTTATCAAGTTTACATAGACTCAATCTTTCATATAATCATCTTCAAGGCCAAATCCCTTCCACATTTTCAGGATTCCCACTAACTTCTTTCATGGGAAACAATCATAACCTATGTGGCCCACCATTACTATCTTGTTCTGAATTAAAGGAACATGAGAGAATATGGGAGTTGTCAAAAGCAAGTGTTGTAGGGATAACAGTGGCTATTGTGTTAACAGCAACAGTTATATGCATGGTTCTGCTTTATATCATGCTGAGGATTTGGTGCAATTGGAGAAAAGTTACAATTTCTTGCTCAGAGAATGGTGGAATTGAGAGTAAAAGTAGACAAGGGGAAAATTGGGTATATGGAGAAGAGATCAAAAGTGGACAATATTGGAATACAACATCATTAGTTTCATCAAAAGAGAAGCAAATATCTAAAGGGACTTGCATGTTTAATCTTAGTGTAAGTTCATCAGATAGCACAGAAAAACCTTTAGTTTAA
- the LOC125859283 gene encoding uncharacterized protein LOC125859283 produces MALATHQLQGSYRTCPLSPSSWTTGNKLRHSVTKIPIGQKDNFISLKCKSCLRIGAPFILKPKGKSLKISAFKSNSQNESGGRVSGSKSLKSSVKLSYVPHESEETSVESPRAQNVPISYSAEADETTNYFAKNIFKSWLTLLRTPSPNQVTNETVEEPYTMETSETQKMVQEKERVHVLKAVWCFFLSLDATIKIPVLTFVPLYLAVTLVYGAEVSKELTPLWILGPLIVALYVKMLRGICALYVFSFKQTVNVVKNLPTYSLLAYDYIVRGKLKEDIRMRLLQPFIDIKNLDYKEAAKRKAKDIEVYLVEKYLDFVESIWPYYCRTIRFLKRANLI; encoded by the exons ATGGCATTGGCAACCCATCAATTGCAG GGTTCTTATAGAACATGTCCTTTGAGTCCATCTTCTTGGACTACTGGGAACAAATTGAGACATTCTGTAACAAAAATTCCCATTGGCCAGAAAGATAATTTCATCTCACTGAAGTGCAAATCCTGTTTGAG AATAGGGGCTCCTTTCATCCTTAAACCAAAAGGAAAATCCTTGAAGATCTCCGCTTTCAAGAGCAACAGCCAAAATGAGTCTGGAGGCAGAGTCAGTGGGTCAAAATCGCTGAAGAGCTCAGTAAAACTTTCTTATGTGCCACATGAGAGTGAAGAAACCTCTGTGGAATCTCCAAGGGCACAGAATGTTCCCATTTCTTACTCTGCGGAAGCAGATGAGACTACAAATTATTTtgccaaaaatatatttaagagcTGGTTAACATTGTTGCGTACACCTTCACCAAACCAAGTTACAAATGAAACTGTGGAAGAGCCATATACCATGGAAACTTCAGAAACACAAAAGATGGTacaagagaaagaaagagtTCATGTCTTAAAGGCTGTCTGGTGCTTCTTTCTGAGTCTGGATGCAACAATAAAGATACCTGTATTGACATT TGTTCCCCTGTATCTTGCTGTTACTTTAGTATATGGAGCAGAAGTATCTAAAGAATTGACCCCTCTCTGGATTCTTGGACCATTGATTGTTGCTTTGTATGTTAAGATGCTACGGGGAATTTGTGCACTCTATGTATTCAGCTTCAAGCAGACGGTTAATGTGGTCAAGAACTTGCCTACGTATTCCCTATTAGCTTATGACTATATTGTTCGTGGGAAGCTTAAAGAAGATATTAGAATGCGTTTATTGCAACCATTCATAGATATAAAGAACTTGGACTACAAAGAGGCAGCAAAAAGAAAGGCAAAGGATATAGAAGTCTACTTGGTGGAGAAGTACCTGGACTTTGTTGAATCGATATGGCCATATTACTGCAGAACTATCAGGTTTCTGAAGAGGGCAAATCTAATCTAG